The following proteins come from a genomic window of Crassostrea angulata isolate pt1a10 chromosome 1, ASM2561291v2, whole genome shotgun sequence:
- the LOC128189349 gene encoding CD151 antigen-like — protein MMNGQPRNRRKNQELCGKNFLKFVVYVFTFIFWLTGCAFLAIGVWILFVKHSFASLLGNSTFPIATYLMIGIGGFIIVTGIMGCAGARVENRCLLVLYSVFLLLIFLLEAISGVLAYMYEGIIREELSRSLNDTMMKNYNYDAHLTTAIDDMQQRFLCCGAVSFKDWQKSQWLREDRNTTNKAPDSCCMSYSQGCAISDHPSNIYYRGCSPRLAQYTKESLMIIGGVGLGLCCVQIFGVIFSCCLVRKIKDKVYKY, from the exons ATGATGAATGGTCAACCCAGAAACCGGAGGAAAAACCAAGAGCTTTGTGGCAAAAACTTCCTCAAGTTTGTGGTGTATGTCTTCACATTTATCTTCTGG CTAACAGGCTGTGCCTTCCTGGCCATTGGAGTATGGATACTATTTGTCAAACATTCCTTTGCTAGTCTTCTGGGAAACTCCACCTTCCCTATAGCGACGTACCTGATGATCGGCATCGGGGGTTTCATCATTGTGACAGGAATCATGGGATGTGCAGGGGCGCGGGTTGAAAATAGATGTCTGCTGGTTTTA taTTCTGTGTTTTTACTACTCATTTTCTTGCTGGAAGCCATCAGTGGAGTTCTGGCCTACATGTATGAGGGAATT ATCCGAGAGGAGTTATCGCGAAGTCTAAATGATACCATGATGAAGAACTACAATTACGACGCTCACTTAACTACAGCAATAGATGACATGCAACAGAGG TTTCTGTGTTGTGGGGCGGTGTCCTTCAAGGACTGGCAGAAGTCGCAGTGGCTGCGTGAGGACAGGAACACGACCAACAAGGCCCCTGACTCCTGCTGCATGTCTTACTCCCAGGGATGTGCCATCAGTGACCACCCCTCCAATATATACTACAGG GGTTGTAGTCCACGGCTGGCCCAGTATACCAAGGAATCTCTGATGATCATTGGCGGTGTGGGGCTAGGACTTTGCTGTGTACAG ATATTTGGAGTTATATTCTCTTGCTGTCTAGTCAGGAAAATAAAGGACAAAGTATACAAGTACTGA